DNA sequence from the Maridesulfovibrio frigidus DSM 17176 genome:
TGACAAGTACTTTGAAAAAGGCACAGTGCTAAAATATGCTATCAATATGGATGGAGCCAAATACACATTGGCAGTCCCTACATTCTGCGCCGAAGCAGGATTAAAAGATTTCAAAGATATCGTTAAATTCGGAGATAAGCTGGACTGGAAAATTTATGGAATCGAAGCCGGAAATGACGGTAACGAAATCATTCAGGGCATGATCGACAAGGACCTGTTCGGGCTAGGTAAATTCACCCTTATTCCTTCCAGTGAAGCTGCAATGCTTTCTCAGGTTCAGGGCATGGCGAAACAAGGCAAGATGTCTGTTTTCCTAGGCTGGGCTCCTCACAGTATGAACGAATATATCGACATGACATACCTGACAGGAAGCACTGGTGATACTTTTGGTGGCAATGACGGTACAGCAACTATCTGGACCAACGTCCGCTCCGGACTTGTAAAAGAACAGCCTAACGTTGCTCAGCTCCTAAAGAACATGACCTTCTCCATCTCCATGATTAACCAGATCATGATCACAGTGGAAAAAGACAGCTCAATGTCACTCGGCGACGCAGGCATGATCTGGGTTAAAGAACATCCTGAAGTTTATAAGAAATGGCTTGAAGGAGTCACAACTATAGACGGAAAACCTGGATTATCTGCTTTTGAAGCTTCTTTGAAGAATTAATTAGAATAGATAAGACTTGAAATTAGTTTTGGTTAAAAGAAAGCCAGTCCTCCAGTTTTGTGCTGGGGGCTGGCTTTTTACATGGCTCCGGTGAAAAACAAATATCCTGCGCACTCCATCAAAAGACACAAAATTACTAATCATCAACCTCTTTCCTTCTTATGAGAATCAGTGCGGACATCATGGTGATCTTAATTGCAAACTTGATTGCGACCTTGCCTTTTGGCCCTATATAGAGCCTCGTCTGCTACTAAAATAATATTTTCAGGCAAATGTACTTCGTTCGATGTCACTGAAGCCACACCGAAAGAAAATGTAAGGTAATCTGATATCTTAGATTTTTCGTGCTCGATTCTCATATCTGAAACAGTACTCATGATTCGTTCTGCAACCTCGACTGCGCCCTTTGCATCGGTGTTTGGTAAAATTATCAAAAACTCTTCCCCGCCGTACCGCCCAGCGAGGTCATTAGGACGCTTAAGGCTAGATTCTATGGCACGTGCGACCTTAATCAAGCTTCCATCCCCTTCCTGATGGCCATAGTAATCATTATAGTTTTTAAAGTAATCAACATCACACATAATGACAGACAAAACACTGTTTTCTCTCTTCAGTCTCTTGCATTCAAGTAGCAATCGCTCATCCAAAAGTCGCCTGTTCGCTAAGCCGGTAAGCCCATCTTGTTTTGCCATACGTGCTAATTCTTGGTTTGCCTGCCTAAGTTCCGAAGTGCGATGAGCGACTTCTATTTCCAAGTGCCCCTTAGCTTCCCGTTCAGCAAGAATTAATTCTTGCTGATAAGATATATTTTGCTTTTGTAGCAACTTTACCCTGTAAGCCAAAGCAAGAGAAAAAATTGTCAGTTCCGCCATTGATCCACCCAGATAGGCATATCTGGTAGTTAGGCTATAAGGAACAAGATCCATCAGAAGTAGCCCAAGCAAGATTATCGAGACAAAATAAAAGCTCATGCTTAATAAGTAGTAAGAGGAAAGTTTAATGCGCTTCACCCAAGCGTATATTCCCACAAACATAAAGTACGCATATGTTGGCAGAGCCAGAAAGTTTAAGTATTGATAATAATTAATATTGATAAAGCTGGCTATCCCAGAAAGAAAGCTCACCCCAATTATCAGCAGCAAAACCTTGTCTATCTTTGGTAGATTTAATTTAGTTTGGAGCAACTCCCTACTGAACAAGGCAAGAAACACCAGAATAAAATTGGTGATTGAGTTAAGTCGGTAATGAGCTAATTCACTAATACCAAGATAAAGGTCGAACCCGCTATAAAGCATTACCCAAGCACCAAAGCATAAGCCATGCATGACGTAGTAGCCATAAAGTTTATCGCGCAGAGAAATGAATAAAAATAGATTGTAAAAAATCAATGCGGAGATAGTTCCAAAGTAAAAAAAGTAGCAAGCAGTCGCCAGTTGTTCACGTTTCAAAAATGCACTTGGACTATCAACAAAAATGCCATCAGTCAGCATTCCGTAATTTGAATGAAGTTTGATATAGAAAGTTTTGGATTGGCCCGGCTCGATCTTAATTGAAAAAACAGGGTTTCTGTTGTCTATCGACCGTTTGAGCAAAGGAGTATCAAGCCCTGCTCGTTCTTTGTGCCACAAATTACCATTACGATAGTATAGTATAACTTGTTCCGCGAAAGGTTCATCAAGACTTATGACCTTTCTGACAGGCTGAGTTGATTTATTTACCAAAGCAAAACAAAACCAGTAGGCAAGCTCAGTAGATTTTATATTAAACCTTGAAGAGGTCAGCCTCCAATTGATTTTGCCCGATGATATATCATCAACAGTCAAGTTTCTTTCAATGTCCTCAGCGACATAAATATCAAATTCTTGGAGAGACTTACTATCACCAGAAACTTCATAAGATGGCACAGAGTTGGGTTGGGCCAATACTAGAGTATCCATTGATAGAACTATAGACAATGCCAACAGGAAAGCAGTTATACAAAAATAGTGTTTCATTTTTATTAAACCAAAAGGGGAAATATAGATTTATGATTTATTCGAGTAATTAAACGTTCTGCGATGGAATATCCAAA
Encoded proteins:
- a CDS encoding glycine betaine ABC transporter substrate-binding protein is translated as MMLTHSKRVLSVFILVVSLFCFSAFAQASSKITIASVGWTGVTIKTDIAVSVLQSLGYKAENLMVSVPIAYKAMSTGDADAFLGNWMPSMATIADKYFEKGTVLKYAINMDGAKYTLAVPTFCAEAGLKDFKDIVKFGDKLDWKIYGIEAGNDGNEIIQGMIDKDLFGLGKFTLIPSSEAAMLSQVQGMAKQGKMSVFLGWAPHSMNEYIDMTYLTGSTGDTFGGNDGTATIWTNVRSGLVKEQPNVAQLLKNMTFSISMINQIMITVEKDSSMSLGDAGMIWVKEHPEVYKKWLEGVTTIDGKPGLSAFEASLKN
- a CDS encoding sensor domain-containing diguanylate cyclase, which codes for MDTLVLAQPNSVPSYEVSGDSKSLQEFDIYVAEDIERNLTVDDISSGKINWRLTSSRFNIKSTELAYWFCFALVNKSTQPVRKVISLDEPFAEQVILYYRNGNLWHKERAGLDTPLLKRSIDNRNPVFSIKIEPGQSKTFYIKLHSNYGMLTDGIFVDSPSAFLKREQLATACYFFYFGTISALIFYNLFLFISLRDKLYGYYVMHGLCFGAWVMLYSGFDLYLGISELAHYRLNSITNFILVFLALFSRELLQTKLNLPKIDKVLLLIIGVSFLSGIASFININYYQYLNFLALPTYAYFMFVGIYAWVKRIKLSSYYLLSMSFYFVSIILLGLLLMDLVPYSLTTRYAYLGGSMAELTIFSLALAYRVKLLQKQNISYQQELILAEREAKGHLEIEVAHRTSELRQANQELARMAKQDGLTGLANRRLLDERLLLECKRLKRENSVLSVIMCDVDYFKNYNDYYGHQEGDGSLIKVARAIESSLKRPNDLAGRYGGEEFLIILPNTDAKGAVEVAERIMSTVSDMRIEHEKSKISDYLTFSFGVASVTSNEVHLPENIILVADEALYRAKRQGRNQVCN